The window TAAGTGCAGAAAAACCGCGCCTAGGCGCGGTTTTTTTTCTTTGAGCAGGTTCATCAGCCAACCTGAATTTCAGAAGGCGGATGCTTCAGCCGGCTCTTTTTCGGCGTGGCAATTAAATAAGCCAATGTCAGCGGCCCTAAACGGCCGGCGAACATCAGCAGCATTAAAATGACTAAACTGGCCGGCTGCAGCTCGCCGGTAATTCCGCGCGACAAGCCCACCGTGCAGGCGGCGGAAACCGCTTCAAACAGCAGGTCTAAAAAGTCCGCCTTCGGCTCAATCAGCAGCAGGCTGAAAAAACCCATGAAGATTAGTGTGACGGTAATGAAAATAACCGCCAGCGCTTTAAAAGTGGTCTTTTCAGGCACAGAATGGTTGAAAATGCGCACTTCATCTTCACGGCGCAAAAAGCTGATGACGCTGAGCAGCACCACAATGAAGGTCCCGACCTTAATGCCGCCTGCGGTGCTGAGCGAGCCGCCGCCGATGAACATCAGCATCATGGTGACTAATGCAGAAGCGTCAGACATTTGCTCCACCGGCAGGCTGTTGAAGCCGGAAGAGCGGGGCACTGTGGCATGGAACCATGCATTCACGGCCTGCTCACCCACACTCATGTTGGCCAGCGTCAGCGGGTTGCTGGCTTCCAGGCTCCAGATGGCAATGAACGCGAATACATTCAAGCCTGCAATGGTAGATAAAATCAGCTTGCTGTTGGGGCTGAGCTTTCTCCAGCTTTTATTGCGCTTAATGTCCATCAGCACTAAAAATCCGATTCCGCCAATGATGTACAGCATGCTGATGGTAAAGGTAATGACATACTGGTCAGCAAAGCTCATCAGGCTGTTGGGAAACAGCGAAAAGCCGCCATTGTTGAATGCGGAAATGCTGTAGAAAGCAGCATAAAACAGGGCTTGGGCGAAGTTGTAATCCTGCAGCCATGCAACAGTCAGGATAACCGTGCCGACAATTTCAAAAAATAAGGAATACAGAAAAACACCCTTAATGG is drawn from Acinetobacter sp. WCHAc010034 and contains these coding sequences:
- a CDS encoding TrkH family potassium uptake protein, whose protein sequence is MKLHNKKRGTVNLSPPSILALGFLALIIAGTLLLKLPVSHHGDLPWLHAMFTATSAVTITGLSVVNVGEAYTVFGKVVIMLLLQCGGLGFMTFAILAVMSLSPKLGLKQQIMAQETIGQTSLKKVTFTIKGVFLYSLFFEIVGTVILTVAWLQDYNFAQALFYAAFYSISAFNNGGFSLFPNSLMSFADQYVITFTISMLYIIGGIGFLVLMDIKRNKSWRKLSPNSKLILSTIAGLNVFAFIAIWSLEASNPLTLANMSVGEQAVNAWFHATVPRSSGFNSLPVEQMSDASALVTMMLMFIGGGSLSTAGGIKVGTFIVVLLSVISFLRREDEVRIFNHSVPEKTTFKALAVIFITVTLIFMGFFSLLLIEPKADFLDLLFEAVSAACTVGLSRGITGELQPASLVILMLLMFAGRLGPLTLAYLIATPKKSRLKHPPSEIQVG